From the genome of Bordetella sp. H567, one region includes:
- a CDS encoding dihydrolipoyl dehydrogenase, translating into MKTLHTDVAVIGAGTAGLGAYRAAVAAGQRAVIVEGGQYGTTCARVGCMPSKLMIAAAEAAHAAAHGAPFGVHLDGKVRVDGREVMDRVKRERDRFVGFVLEGVENIPAQDKLRGYARFVSDTVLRVDDHTEIHARSVVIATGSTPAVPPPFQALGDRLVVNDDVFYWDDLPGSVAVFGPGVIGLELGQALARLGVRVRVFGVSGSLGGITDPTVRQSAKKAFQEEFYLDPDARVLETTRDGDRVRVRYVALDNTERVEHFDYALVATGRRPNLGGLALQNTSLKLNAAGVPEYDRYTMQAGKSPIFIAGDANSDLPLLHEAADEGRIAGENAAHFPNVKAGRRRAQMAVVFTDPQIAVVGTPYNRLPEGTYVTGEVDFGNQGRSRVMLKNKGRLHVYADRATGRFLGAEMAGPSVEHLAHLLAWSLQQELTVARMLEMPFYHPVVEEGLRTALRDADAQVRQHKPALATAA; encoded by the coding sequence ATGAAAACCTTGCATACCGATGTGGCTGTTATCGGCGCCGGCACTGCGGGCTTGGGCGCCTATCGCGCGGCCGTGGCCGCCGGCCAACGCGCGGTGATCGTCGAAGGCGGGCAGTACGGGACGACGTGCGCCCGGGTAGGGTGCATGCCCTCCAAGCTGATGATCGCGGCGGCGGAAGCGGCGCACGCCGCTGCGCATGGCGCGCCGTTCGGCGTGCACCTGGACGGCAAGGTCCGTGTGGATGGACGCGAGGTCATGGACCGCGTGAAGCGCGAGCGCGACCGCTTCGTGGGCTTCGTGCTGGAAGGCGTGGAGAACATCCCCGCCCAGGACAAGCTGCGCGGCTATGCGCGTTTCGTTTCCGACACGGTGCTGCGCGTGGACGACCATACCGAGATCCACGCGCGCAGCGTGGTGATCGCCACCGGTTCCACGCCCGCCGTGCCGCCGCCTTTCCAGGCGCTGGGTGACCGGCTGGTCGTCAACGACGACGTCTTTTATTGGGACGACCTGCCGGGCAGCGTCGCGGTGTTCGGCCCTGGCGTGATCGGGCTGGAGCTGGGCCAGGCGCTGGCGCGGCTGGGCGTGCGCGTGCGCGTCTTCGGTGTCAGCGGCAGCCTGGGCGGCATCACGGACCCGACGGTGCGCCAAAGCGCGAAGAAAGCCTTCCAGGAGGAGTTCTACCTGGACCCGGATGCGCGCGTGCTGGAAACCACGCGAGACGGCGACCGTGTGCGCGTGCGCTACGTGGCGCTGGACAATACCGAGCGCGTCGAGCACTTCGACTACGCGCTGGTGGCCACGGGCCGGCGTCCCAATCTGGGCGGACTGGCCCTGCAGAACACCAGCCTGAAGCTGAATGCGGCGGGGGTGCCGGAATACGACCGCTACACGATGCAGGCGGGCAAGTCGCCCATTTTCATCGCGGGCGACGCGAACAGCGATCTGCCCTTGCTGCATGAGGCCGCGGACGAGGGCCGCATCGCCGGCGAAAACGCCGCGCATTTTCCCAACGTCAAGGCAGGCCGGCGCCGCGCGCAGATGGCGGTGGTGTTTACCGACCCGCAGATCGCGGTGGTCGGCACGCCGTACAACCGCTTGCCCGAAGGGACGTATGTCACCGGCGAGGTGGACTTCGGCAACCAGGGACGTTCGCGCGTCATGCTGAAGAACAAGGGCCGGCTGCATGTGTACGCGGACCGCGCCACTGGCCGCTTCCTGGGCGCCGAGATGGCGGGCCCCAGCGTCGAACACCTGGCCCATCTGTTGGCCTGGTCGCTGCAGCAGGAGCTGACCGTGGCGCGCATGCTGGAGATGCCCTTCTATCACCCCGTGGTGGAAGAAGGGCTGCGCACCGCGCTGCGCGACGCCGATGCGCAGGTTCGCCAACACAAGCCCGCCCTGGCAACCGCGGCCTGA
- a CDS encoding response regulator transcription factor: MNTPNPSSTVFIVDDDEAVRDSLRWLLEANGYRVRAYASAESFLEDYDPNQVGVLIADVRMPGMSGLELQEQLIARKAPLPIVFITGHGDVPMAVTTMKKGAIDFLEKPFNESDLREIVARMLEQATQRVSKFQAQRDHEAMLARLTAREQQVLERIVAGRLNKQIADDLGISIKTVEAHRANIMEKLEVTTVADLMKVALAKPEAHA; encoded by the coding sequence ATGAACACCCCCAATCCGTCCAGCACGGTATTCATCGTCGACGACGACGAAGCGGTACGCGATTCGCTGCGCTGGCTGCTGGAAGCCAACGGTTATCGCGTGCGCGCCTATGCCAGCGCGGAAAGCTTTCTGGAAGACTACGATCCCAACCAGGTCGGCGTGCTCATCGCGGATGTCCGCATGCCGGGCATGAGCGGCCTCGAACTGCAGGAACAGTTGATCGCCCGCAAGGCGCCGCTGCCCATCGTGTTCATCACCGGCCACGGCGACGTGCCGATGGCGGTGACCACCATGAAGAAGGGCGCGATCGACTTCCTGGAAAAACCCTTCAACGAATCGGACCTGCGCGAGATCGTGGCCCGCATGCTGGAACAGGCCACCCAGCGGGTGTCCAAGTTCCAGGCCCAACGCGACCACGAAGCCATGCTGGCCCGCCTGACCGCGCGCGAACAGCAGGTGCTGGAGCGCATCGTGGCGGGCCGCCTGAACAAGCAGATCGCCGACGACCTGGGCATCAGCATCAAGACCGTGGAAGCGCATCGCGCCAACATTATGGAAAAACTGGAAGTCACCACCGTGGCCGACCTGATGAAGGTGGCCCTGGCCAAACCCGAGGCACACGCATGA
- a CDS encoding GlsB/YeaQ/YmgE family stress response membrane protein, with product MDIIIMIIVGFIVGLIARALMPGEQSMGIILTSILGIVGAVVAGFLGRTLGWYAPGEPAGWIASVIGAIIVLFVVGLFTRRRGA from the coding sequence ATGGACATCATCATCATGATCATCGTGGGTTTCATCGTCGGTCTGATCGCGCGCGCGCTCATGCCCGGCGAGCAATCCATGGGCATTATCCTGACGAGCATCCTGGGCATCGTCGGCGCCGTCGTGGCCGGGTTCCTGGGCCGAACGCTGGGCTGGTATGCGCCGGGCGAGCCGGCCGGATGGATCGCCTCGGTCATCGGCGCGATCATCGTGCTGTTCGTGGTGGGATTGTTCACGCGTCGCCGCGGCGCCTAA
- the folD gene encoding bifunctional methylenetetrahydrofolate dehydrogenase/methenyltetrahydrofolate cyclohydrolase FolD: MTARIIDGSALSQRIRDDVAHRVAELAKQGVRPGLAVVLVGDNPASQVYVRNKVLACERAGLHSVKEQYPATMSEAELLQRIAVLNGDPTIHGILVQLPLPPHMDAHKVIEAIAPEKDVDGFHISNAGLLMTGQPLFRPCTPYGVMKMLESEGVALRGAEAVIVGASNIVGKPMAMLLLAAGATVTLCNSKTRDLGAHTRRADVLVVATGKPGIVRGDMIKPGAVVIDVGINRGEDGKLRGDVDFDSAVQVAGAITPVPGGVGPMTIAMLLVNTVEAAERLR; the protein is encoded by the coding sequence ATGACGGCACGCATCATCGATGGTTCGGCGCTGTCCCAGCGCATCCGCGACGACGTCGCGCATCGCGTGGCCGAACTGGCGAAGCAAGGGGTGCGGCCTGGCCTGGCCGTCGTCCTGGTGGGCGACAATCCGGCCTCGCAGGTGTATGTGCGCAACAAGGTGCTGGCCTGCGAGAGGGCCGGCCTGCATTCGGTCAAGGAGCAGTACCCCGCCACCATGAGCGAGGCGGAGCTGCTGCAGCGCATCGCCGTGCTGAACGGCGATCCCACCATCCACGGCATCCTGGTGCAGTTGCCGCTGCCGCCGCACATGGACGCCCACAAGGTGATCGAGGCCATCGCGCCGGAAAAGGACGTCGACGGCTTTCATATCAGCAACGCCGGCCTGCTCATGACCGGCCAGCCCCTGTTCCGCCCCTGCACGCCCTACGGCGTGATGAAGATGCTGGAATCCGAAGGGGTGGCGCTGCGCGGCGCCGAAGCGGTCATCGTGGGCGCCAGCAATATCGTCGGCAAGCCGATGGCCATGCTGCTGCTGGCGGCCGGCGCCACGGTGACGCTGTGCAATTCCAAGACGCGCGACCTGGGCGCGCATACGCGCCGCGCCGACGTGCTGGTGGTGGCCACCGGCAAGCCCGGCATCGTCCGGGGCGACATGATCAAGCCCGGCGCCGTGGTGATCGACGTGGGCATCAACCGCGGCGAGGACGGCAAGCTGCGCGGCGACGTGGACTTCGACAGCGCCGTGCAGGTCGCCGGCGCGATCACGCCCGTGCCGGGCGGCGTCGGCCCCATGACGATCGCCATGCTGCTCGTCAATACGGTCGAAGCCGCCGAACGGCTAAGGTAG
- a CDS encoding PAS domain-containing sensor histidine kinase, with the protein MASAPKSNIPTPFHDHARLRRRGVYWLTPVVVLILYICVMGVFFWLQRIHDDSVMFVTIDQEMRQQRLLWVVLALSCVIVISLLMLWRYTRFRSHAEAALIAETGFRRAMENSMSTGMRVLDMEGRIAYVNPAFCRMIGWNEADLLGRSPPFPYWVPGRHDQHQHTLDILLSGKTPSSGLEVEAQRRDGSRFTARMYVSPLLDPNGNQIGWMTSMTDITEPKRIREALTAAHERFMTVLEGLDDAISVTADTHDGLELLFANRTYRRVFGAQTGGHDELLAGRRGRFTDESVEVFAPSVQRWFEVHHRMLAWTDGRRVRLQVARDITERRQHEEASRVQQEKIQLTSRLTTMGEMASSLAHELNQPLTAISNYSMGAVALVKAGHTNPRMLLPALEKAAAQAERAGKIISRIREFVKRSEPRRQRVSIAGIVDNAIGFAEIDARKRRIRIERFVPSNAPDVLADPILIEQVLLNLLKNGLEAMENSDSDELKVAVILHEQHIEVAVVDRGHGLADPERLFEPFFSTKAQGLGMGLNICRTIIESHHGRLWADPNPAGGTIFRFTLPCAAPQAQSQNDQSEELHA; encoded by the coding sequence ATGGCCAGCGCTCCTAAGTCGAATATTCCCACGCCGTTCCACGATCATGCCCGCTTGCGCAGGCGGGGAGTGTATTGGCTCACGCCCGTGGTCGTACTCATACTCTATATATGTGTCATGGGCGTGTTCTTCTGGCTGCAGCGCATCCATGACGACAGCGTCATGTTCGTGACCATAGACCAGGAGATGCGGCAGCAGCGGCTGTTGTGGGTGGTCCTGGCGCTGTCCTGCGTGATCGTGATCAGCCTGCTCATGCTGTGGCGCTACACGCGCTTTCGCTCGCACGCAGAGGCCGCGCTGATCGCGGAAACGGGGTTTCGGCGTGCCATGGAAAACTCCATGTCCACCGGCATGCGCGTGCTGGACATGGAAGGCCGCATCGCCTACGTCAATCCCGCGTTCTGCCGCATGATCGGCTGGAACGAAGCCGATCTACTCGGCCGCAGCCCGCCCTTCCCCTACTGGGTGCCGGGCCGCCACGACCAGCACCAGCACACCCTGGACATCCTGCTGTCGGGCAAGACGCCCAGCAGCGGCCTGGAAGTGGAAGCCCAGCGGCGCGACGGTTCGCGCTTCACCGCGCGCATGTATGTATCGCCGCTGCTGGACCCGAACGGCAACCAGATCGGCTGGATGACGTCGATGACCGACATCACCGAGCCCAAGCGCATCCGCGAGGCCCTGACCGCAGCGCACGAACGTTTCATGACGGTGCTGGAAGGGCTGGACGATGCGATCTCCGTCACCGCCGATACGCACGACGGACTCGAACTGCTGTTCGCCAACCGCACCTACCGCCGGGTCTTCGGCGCGCAGACCGGCGGCCATGACGAACTGCTGGCCGGGCGCCGCGGCCGCTTCACCGACGAATCGGTCGAGGTCTTCGCCCCGTCGGTGCAGCGCTGGTTCGAAGTCCACCACCGCATGCTGGCCTGGACCGACGGGCGCCGCGTACGCCTGCAAGTCGCGCGCGACATCACCGAGCGCCGCCAGCACGAAGAGGCGTCGCGCGTGCAGCAGGAAAAGATCCAGCTCACCAGCCGCCTGACGACCATGGGCGAGATGGCATCGTCGCTGGCGCACGAATTGAACCAGCCGCTCACCGCCATCAGCAACTACAGCATGGGCGCGGTGGCCCTGGTCAAGGCGGGCCACACCAATCCCCGCATGCTGCTGCCGGCCCTGGAAAAAGCCGCCGCGCAGGCCGAACGCGCCGGCAAGATCATCAGCCGCATCCGCGAATTCGTGAAGCGCAGCGAGCCGCGCCGCCAGCGCGTCTCCATCGCCGGGATCGTCGACAATGCCATCGGCTTCGCCGAGATCGACGCGCGCAAGCGCCGCATCCGCATCGAACGCTTCGTGCCGTCGAACGCCCCGGACGTGCTGGCCGACCCCATCCTGATCGAACAGGTTCTGCTCAACCTCCTGAAGAACGGCCTGGAGGCCATGGAGAACAGCGATTCCGACGAACTGAAGGTGGCCGTCATCCTGCACGAACAGCACATCGAAGTGGCGGTGGTCGACCGCGGCCACGGCCTGGCCGACCCGGAACGGCTGTTCGAACCGTTTTTCAGCACCAAGGCCCAGGGTCTGGGCATGGGATTGAATATCTGCCGTACCATTATCGAGTCGCACCACGGCCGCCTCTGGGCGGACCCGAATCCCGCGGGCGGCACGATCTTCCGCTTCACCCTGCCCTGCGCCGCGCCACAAGCGCAGTCGCAGAATGACCAGTCCGAGGAGCTTCACGCATGA
- a CDS encoding glutathione peroxidase: MLQAREGQRVPNVSFPVREDNTWKQVTSDDIFKNKTVVVFSLPGAFTPTCSSTHLPRYNELAPAFFANGVDSIVCVSVNDTFVMNEWAKDQESSNITLLPDGNGDFTDGMGMLVDKRNLGFGKRSWRYSMLVRDGVVEKMFIEPEKDGDPFEVSDADTMLNYIAPAARKPDQVVVFSKPGCPFCIEAKALLESKGYAPIDIPLENKVRGRVIGAVSGKATAPQVFINGALVGGLEELKAHFA; encoded by the coding sequence ATGCTGCAAGCCCGCGAAGGACAACGCGTTCCGAACGTGAGTTTCCCCGTCCGCGAGGACAACACCTGGAAGCAGGTCACCAGCGACGACATCTTCAAGAACAAGACGGTCGTCGTGTTCTCGCTGCCTGGCGCCTTTACGCCCACTTGCTCCTCCACCCACTTGCCGCGCTACAACGAACTGGCGCCGGCCTTCTTCGCCAACGGCGTCGACAGCATCGTTTGCGTGTCCGTGAACGACACCTTCGTCATGAACGAGTGGGCCAAGGACCAGGAATCGTCGAACATCACCCTGCTGCCGGACGGCAATGGCGATTTCACCGACGGCATGGGCATGCTGGTCGACAAGCGCAACCTGGGATTCGGCAAGCGCAGCTGGCGCTATTCCATGCTGGTGCGCGACGGCGTGGTTGAAAAGATGTTCATCGAACCGGAAAAGGACGGCGACCCCTTCGAGGTTTCCGACGCCGACACCATGTTGAACTACATTGCCCCGGCCGCCCGCAAGCCGGATCAGGTGGTGGTGTTCTCCAAGCCCGGCTGCCCCTTCTGCATCGAAGCCAAGGCGCTGCTGGAAAGCAAGGGTTACGCCCCGATCGACATCCCGCTGGAGAACAAGGTGCGCGGCCGCGTGATCGGCGCCGTGTCCGGCAAGGCCACCGCTCCGCAGGTGTTCATCAATGGCGCACTGGTCGGCGGCCTGGAAGAACTGAAGGCGCATTTCGCCTGA
- a CDS encoding SCO family protein yields the protein MMTAAAQAAPQPAVYDIRGHLPELKFTLSGAQGRTVTQDEVKGKTVLLFFGYASCPDVCPTTMAQLADVMNRLGKEGADVRILFVSVDPHRDTPDGLQAYVNAFNPNAIGLTGTERQIADVARRYRVSYQIDKPKPGADPKVYNVTHSRGVYVFDSHGDARLLLSDSSSTDEIVDALRKLVGSVQR from the coding sequence ATGATGACGGCGGCCGCGCAGGCCGCGCCGCAGCCGGCCGTCTACGATATCCGCGGCCACCTGCCCGAGCTGAAGTTCACGCTATCCGGCGCGCAGGGGCGCACGGTCACCCAGGACGAGGTCAAGGGCAAAACGGTATTGCTGTTCTTTGGCTATGCCAGCTGCCCGGACGTCTGTCCGACCACCATGGCCCAGCTTGCGGACGTCATGAACCGGTTGGGCAAGGAAGGCGCCGATGTGCGCATCCTGTTCGTCAGCGTCGACCCGCACCGCGACACGCCCGACGGATTGCAAGCGTATGTGAACGCATTCAACCCCAACGCCATCGGCCTGACGGGCACGGAGCGCCAGATCGCGGACGTGGCGCGGCGGTATCGCGTCTCTTACCAGATCGACAAGCCCAAGCCCGGCGCCGATCCCAAGGTCTACAACGTGACGCACAGCCGCGGCGTCTATGTATTCGACAGCCACGGCGACGCTCGCCTGCTGCTTTCCGACAGCAGCTCAACGGACGAGATCGTTGATGCGCTGCGGAAATTGGTCGGCAGCGTGCAGCGATAA
- a CDS encoding M3 family metallopeptidase codes for MSANPLLAPVEDLVDYAAIKPEHIVPAMDSLLDTARQAVDRAADPALPATWEAVIEPLDSTSERLWRAWSVAGHLNAVVNTPELREAYNAALPKVTDFSTWVGLHEGLYKQYQRLHAAPGFASWSPVRQRVIDLALRDFRLSGVELQGADRDRYAEISDREAQTSQKFSENVLDAIDAWSLLIEDEARLDGVPDDVKQAARQAAEADGKPGWKLTLKMPCYLPVMQYARDRALRETLYRAYGTVASEQGEGKFDNSPLIEELLSLRAEESRLLGFRNFAELRLQTRMARSADQVVAFLRDLAGRARPYAERDLAQLRDYARQELGMDDLQPWDVPYASERLREARYAYSEDDIKQYFTEPRVLAGLFEVIETLFTVRLREFPVSAWHPDVRGVRVERPDGELVGYLYLDLYARAGKQGGAWVDSERSRRLAGGTLHTPVAYLTCNFSRPNGGKAALLTHDDVITLFHETGHALHALLSEVDEPGAAAFASVEWDAIELPSQFMENFCWEWPVVQRLSAHVDTGEPLPRALFEKLQAARNFQSGMQTVRQIEFALFDMLLHERPEGASIRSVLDLLGEVRREVAVLTPPDWHRMPHSFSHLFAGGYGAGYYSYKWAEVLSADAYEAFEEAARGGQHGTLDAATGARFRREILAVGGARPAADSFKAFRGREPRIDALLRHSGMTALQD; via the coding sequence ATGAGCGCCAACCCGCTACTCGCCCCCGTCGAAGACCTGGTGGACTATGCCGCCATCAAGCCCGAGCACATCGTGCCGGCCATGGATAGCCTGCTGGACACCGCGCGCCAGGCGGTGGACCGCGCCGCCGATCCCGCGCTGCCCGCCACCTGGGAAGCCGTGATCGAGCCCCTCGATTCGACGTCCGAACGCCTGTGGCGCGCGTGGTCGGTGGCCGGCCACCTGAACGCCGTGGTCAACACGCCGGAACTGCGCGAGGCCTATAACGCCGCGCTGCCCAAGGTGACCGATTTTTCGACCTGGGTAGGGCTGCACGAGGGCCTGTACAAGCAGTACCAGCGGCTGCACGCCGCGCCCGGCTTCGCGTCGTGGAGCCCGGTGCGCCAGCGTGTCATCGACCTGGCGCTGCGCGATTTCCGCCTCAGCGGCGTGGAACTGCAGGGGGCCGACCGCGACCGCTATGCAGAGATTTCCGATCGCGAGGCCCAGACCTCGCAGAAGTTCTCCGAAAACGTGCTGGACGCCATCGATGCCTGGTCCTTGCTGATCGAGGACGAAGCGCGCCTGGACGGCGTGCCGGACGATGTGAAACAGGCCGCGCGGCAGGCGGCCGAAGCCGACGGCAAGCCGGGCTGGAAGCTGACGCTGAAAATGCCCTGCTACCTGCCGGTCATGCAATACGCCCGCGATCGTGCCTTGCGCGAAACGCTGTATCGCGCCTACGGCACCGTGGCCTCCGAACAGGGCGAGGGCAAGTTCGACAACTCGCCGCTGATCGAGGAACTGCTCTCGCTGCGCGCGGAAGAATCGCGCCTGCTGGGTTTCCGCAATTTTGCCGAACTGCGCCTGCAGACCCGCATGGCCCGCAGCGCCGACCAGGTCGTTGCCTTCCTGCGCGACCTGGCCGGCCGCGCCCGCCCCTATGCCGAACGCGACCTGGCGCAGCTGCGCGACTATGCCCGGCAGGAATTGGGCATGGACGACTTGCAGCCCTGGGATGTTCCGTATGCCTCCGAACGGCTGCGCGAAGCGCGCTATGCCTATTCCGAGGACGACATCAAGCAGTACTTCACCGAACCCCGCGTGCTGGCCGGCCTCTTCGAAGTCATCGAAACGCTGTTCACCGTACGCCTGCGTGAATTTCCGGTATCGGCCTGGCATCCCGACGTACGCGGCGTGCGTGTCGAACGGCCCGACGGCGAACTGGTGGGCTATCTGTACCTGGACTTGTATGCGCGCGCCGGCAAGCAAGGCGGCGCCTGGGTGGACAGCGAGCGCAGCCGGCGCCTGGCGGGCGGGACGCTGCACACGCCGGTGGCCTACCTGACATGCAATTTCTCGCGTCCCAACGGCGGCAAGGCGGCGCTGTTGACGCACGACGACGTCATCACCCTGTTCCACGAAACCGGGCATGCCCTGCACGCCCTGCTGTCCGAAGTGGATGAACCCGGCGCGGCCGCCTTCGCCAGCGTGGAGTGGGATGCCATCGAGTTGCCGTCGCAGTTCATGGAAAACTTCTGCTGGGAATGGCCGGTGGTGCAGCGCCTGTCGGCGCACGTGGACACGGGCGAGCCGCTGCCGCGCGCGCTGTTCGAGAAACTGCAGGCGGCGCGCAACTTCCAGAGCGGCATGCAGACCGTGCGGCAGATCGAGTTCGCGCTGTTCGACATGCTGCTGCACGAGCGGCCCGAGGGCGCGAGCATCCGGTCCGTGCTGGACCTGCTCGGCGAAGTCCGCCGCGAGGTCGCCGTACTGACGCCGCCGGACTGGCACCGGATGCCGCACAGTTTTTCGCACCTGTTCGCCGGCGGCTATGGCGCCGGCTACTACAGCTACAAATGGGCGGAAGTCCTGTCCGCCGACGCCTACGAAGCCTTCGAGGAAGCGGCGCGCGGCGGCCAGCACGGCACGCTGGACGCGGCCACCGGGGCGCGCTTCCGGCGCGAGATCCTGGCGGTGGGCGGTGCGCGTCCCGCGGCGGATTCCTTCAAGGCCTTTCGCGGCCGCGAACCGCGCATCGACGCGCTGCTGCGCCACAGCGGCATGACCGCCCTGCAGGACTGA